The following is a genomic window from candidate division WOR-3 bacterium.
TATGTTTGGCTCATGTAGAAGATGGACAAGCCCACCACCATTGGCAAAGACCTGGGGATAGACACTGCAGGTCATTCTCTTTTTTATACCCTTGAAGGATAAAGTGTCAGTTACCGGTTCGCCACTATCCCTTGCCTTTTTCCCGGGACAATCTGGAACGGGCTCCTTTGAACAGTGTAAGATCTCATAACACTTTTGTCCAATTACTTCACTTACACCTTTACCCAGCATCTGGAAAGTCGCAAGATTAGCCCTGAGAATTTTGTAGTCAAAATCTGTAACAAAAATTGGTTCATCGATTGCATCAACCGTTGCCTCCCACTCCTTTTTTGCTGCAGTCACATTCAACAGAAGTCTTCTGTTTTCTCTCAATAATTCAACCTGACGCAGGGCACGATTGAGTGTTAGTTTTACTTTATCAGCACTCAATGGCAATATAATAAAGTTATTCAGTTGATAGGCTTCTATTTTTGCCAGAGCCTCAGTTATGGTATTGGCGGTAATCAATATTATTTCACTATCAGAACAAATTTTCTTTAAATCAGGAATGATATGATTAAATGGAAGTGTTGGAAGG
Proteins encoded in this region:
- a CDS encoding PAS domain-containing protein — protein: KAKILVVSQDQEIIKGISNILEGAGHTIKSANTSDTCLIQCRSEKFDVIFLDVHLPTLPFNHIIPDLKKICSDSEIILITANTITEALAKIEAYQLNNFIILPLSADKVKLTLNRALRQVELLRENRRLLLNVTAAKKEWEATVDAIDEPIFVTDFDYKILRANLATFQMLGKGVSEVIGQKCYEILHCSKEPVPDCPGKKARDSGEPVTDTLSFKGIKKRMTCSVYPQVFANGGGLVHLLHEPNIATEQQAQTMAKYERLFEDATVPIIVVGLDDYKITDANQSALELLKYDPENLVDMDWENIFARDARENTIREILNQIPKGRVIVKSKLLDKNYKEIEVEIFANPVEVGNIRFLELFFVESEKS